AGAAAAACATGGATGGAAAAGGAAAAAATTAAGACAGGGATGCTAAAGCAGAAAGCCCGTGTTCGATGGATGATTGATGGAGACGAAAACTCAAAATATTTCCATAATTCCTTAAAgagaaaatataataaaaacaacatCCGGGGGATTAATGTTAACGGGTCTTGGTGTGAAAATCCTAACACAATCAAAGAAGTTGCTTTCAACCATTTTAAGAGCATTTTCGAGGAGCATAATTCGGATGGACCAAGCCTTGAAGGGCTATTTTCTGAATCGATTACATCAGCGGATAATGAGCTCTTAGAAGCTCCCTTCACGGAAGAGGAAATTTGGGAATCGGTCAAATGTTGTGGTAGTTCGAAGGCCCCGGGACCGAATGGGTTCAACTTTGGTTTTTTCAAAAaagttttggtccataatcaaagaTGATTTGGTAGGTGCAATCAACTGGTTTTGGGTTTTTGGTGAGTTTTCAAAGGGTTGCAATGCTTCTTTTGTTTCCCTTATTCCGAAGAAATCGGATCCGCTGAGTTTTAGTGATTATCGTCCGATTAGTCTTATATGCAGCTATTATAAAATTATCGCGAAAATGTTGTCCTTGAGAATTCGTAAAGTGGTACCTCGTCTTGTAGGGATGGAACAAAGTGCGTTTCTTGGGGGTAGATATATTCTTGATGGTGCGTTAGTTGCTAATGAAGTGGTCGAAGATCTTAAACGAAACAAAAAGCACGGCCTAATTTTTAAGGTAGACTTCGAGAAAGCCTTTGATTCGCTTAATTGTGATTATCTTCTTGTAGTGATGAAATGTATGGGGTTCGGTACCAAATGGTGCAAGTGGATTTCCTCGTGTCTTAAATCGGCTACAATCTCCATACTCATAAACGGGTCTCCGACAAGTGAGTTTAATCTTAAAAGGGGCGTTCGCCAAGGTGATCCTTTATcgccttttctttttattattgcaGCGGAGGGACTTAATATCCTAACGAAAGTGGCAGTTGAGAGAGGAATGTATAAAGGGGTGGAGGTAGGTAATGATAAAGTCGTCATCTCCcatttgcaatatgcggatgatacgattTTTTTTGGCGATTGGAGTAGACGTAATGCGCGAAATTTAATATACTTGTTGGAATGTTTTGAACGGGCTTCGGGGTTGAaggttaattataataaaagtcaaTTATTTGGGAAAGGCATTAGTAATGATAACGTGGAAGTTCTTGCGTCTTGGTGTTCGTGTCTCGGCGGTCGATTGCCTTTCATGTATTTGGGTATTCACGTGGGTAATAggatgaagaaattgaatgatTGGTCCCCGGTGATCGAGAAATTTAACAACAGGTTAGCGGATTGGAGAGCAAAAATGATTTCTTTCGGTGGACGGTTAACTTTTAGTTAAGTCGGTTCTCTCTAGCCTACCTCTCTATTACTTCTCGCTCCTTCGTGCCCCTACTTGTGTGCTTAATTCTCTAGAGAGTGTGAGACGAAtttttttttggggcgggacgggttcTAATTCTAAATGTCATGGGTCAAGTGGGAAAAAATCAttcttcctcacgaagaaggaggtttaaatatcatgtccttaaaaagtaaaaatttGGCTCTTAtttgtaagtggtggtggaggtttaaaaccgaaactaacACTTTGTGGGTCACCGTTATTCGTAGCATTTATGGTTCTAATGGAGGTCTTGTGCTTGGTAATGGGCGTGCCCGGAATCCAAACGCTAGCCTTTGGAATTCTATTTGTTATGCAAGAAAACATGTGGACGGGTTAGGGATTTCTTTCTCTAATTCTTTCATACGCTCAATCGGGGACGGGAAAAGCACTTCTTTTTGGGATGACATTTGGGTGGGGAACGCAAGGTTTAAGGACAGATTCAAAAGACTACACAGGCTAGAGATTGACAAAGATATCAACATCAGTAGCAAAATCGAAGAATTTAAGGGAGATGGGCTCGGCAATTGGGCCTATCCACCGATGGGCCGAACGAATAGTGAACTAAATGAGTTGCGTGATACTGTTCGGAACTTGCAGCTGACCGAAGGTAAAAAAGACTGTTGGAGCTGGAATCTTAATTCGAAGGGCATTTATACGGTCAAGGACTGTTCGGTTCTTGTCGAGAAAGTCATTCTACCACGGGCGGTTAATTCTATTGAGTCGTTGCGAAATGGTTTGGTTCCAAAAAAGGTGGAGGTGTTTATTTGGCGGGCGAGATTAGGACGTATACCGGTAAGATTCGAGTTAGATAAACGGGGCATCGACTTGAATAGTGTGAGATGCCCGATTTGTGATTATGACATTGAGACGGTGGAGCATATACTTTTTTCCTGTCAAGTGGCAAAAGACATTTGGGCTAAAGTTCTTAAATGGTGGGGGTATAATTCGGCTATATTCGGGTTTGAGGATATTTTTAATGGTACTTTCGGTGGTGTAGCACATGATCATAAAAAGAATCAATGGCAAGCGGTTTGTTGGGTGGTTTGTTACATTTTATGGAAGAATAGAAATGCAAAGGTGTTCAAGAATAAGCTCGAGACGGTCCCATCTTTATTTAGCGAGGTTCAAGTTTTTTCATATGATTGGATTTCACGACGTTTCAAGGGTCATATTATGGATTGGCTACAATGGTTCTCACACCCTTAGTTTTAACTCCTTTtgttagttgcaatctttgcaattAGCTTAGGGCGATGTAATTTGTTATCCTTATTTCTTTCGTGATGTATCGTGCTGTTAAGGGTGCCCAGTCAACCATGTACTATTCGTGATTGTTTAATATAAgtctttcttgcttttcaaaaaaaaaaaaaaaaattagtaaaacTATAAACAATTTATAGAATTACCTTTCTTATAAAACCAAACAAATCCTATAAGTGGAAGCAGTATGATATTTGATGGGAGTAAAATGAAAACAACTAAAAAACAAGGGAGAAAAGTGTAAAATATTTTGGAAGATAATAGAAACGGATAACTCGAGAAACAAGCACACTTTCATCTTCACCAAACCCTAGCAAGCAATCAAACACAGAATTAGAATTTTAAAAAATGGAGAAATATTTCGGGAACGCTTACAGAGGAGACCCAGGGGTTCCACATTCAGGTCAAGAGAAATTTCTGAGCATTTGGATCGGTTCAATTGCCTTCTCCGCCATCACTTGGTCTCATCCTTACATTTGGCAACTCTCCAATCGTCACAAGTATAATCAATTTTTATTTAAATTTtcataatttcatgatttatgaatCTAATTGTACATTTAACCTAAGAGTTGTGAGCCATTTAATCGGTGATTGTGagccatttttatttatttttagaaatTATCTGTGCGTGTGTCTGCTTATAAGTTAAGTTATGTATGTATTTTGCAGCTAATTGTTATGAATTTGTTTAACATGTATTATGAATAAATTTTATTGATAATAGCAGTTACCTGCAACTGAAAGACTTGAGTAACGGAACTATATGCTGTTACTTCAGGGTTGTAAGACTCGGTACTCGCCGAGTTCGTGGTCTGAGTATTTGGTCCAAGTACGCAGTTAAAACTCGAGATTACTCGGTAAATCGGTTAAaattcggtcaaagtcaaacttggtcaacaaccGAGTACTTCCCGAGTTGCCGAGTTCTCTCAAAAAAGCGCCAACTGAGTACTCCCGAGTAACGAGTTCTCCAACCTTCTTTAAAAAAATTCAAGTTACTTTGATTATTATTTGAATAGAATGAGCACATGGAGATTCTTATATGTACCAGTACTTTTTTACTTCAACGGAAGATGATTCTTTAACATGTAAATACTTTATCAATCGATGTTTGTATGTATGCGGGTTAGGTGTAGAAAAAAAGTTTTTCTCATTACATTGCACATTTAGTTGTGACATTTTTTGTTTTTTGCTTTGATGTTTAGTTGGCATGATCACGCAATGCTGTATGAGCAATATCATTGGAAGAAGGCACTGCAGAAGAAACAGAAATACAAATTCTCGGTATGTCTTGACATCTtaatatcatttcatatataatttttttatctatgtatgtatgtatgtatatatgtgtaatTTAAGATAAATCTATTGTAAAAACAAGATTAATTTGATTGTGTTTTGGTTGGTTATTATAGTGGAATGAGAACTGGAGCAAAGAGGCACGTGATTCATACTACCTCAACTGGCCGGTTTACTTCCCTTAAGGCTTCATCTTTAATAACAAAACATGTTTAAAAATGTTAAGTATTTATGTTGTTGTGGATTCTGTTATGGTGAGACTGCTCTGGCTTGAACCTTTCTTCCTGAGTTATAAAATCATGGTTTTCTCTTATttgcaatctctctctctctctctctctctctctctctctctctctctccccctcCCTCCCTCCCTCTCTCCCCCTCCATGTGTGCGTGTGTGTgagcatacacacatacatacatacagcaGATGTGTATCAGTTTGTAATACTGTTGTATTGCGTATACGGTTATGTGGTTATCTGCGAGCCACTGACTGATTTACTGAATAACGATAGCTTCTCTTCGATTGAAGAAGCAGCAAGGGAATCTTAATGGGTTATGCTTAATTTAAAATGTGCTATGATAAAATCTAGCTCTTTGGTTCGAAATTTTGGGTGTGCGCTAGGCAACTGTTCAGTTCAAAACTGAACTAGTTTTAAATAAAGAACTTCATCACTCCCTTATCACTACTTCATCACTTCAAAGTAAAGAAGAGATGCACATTTATGAATATCAATTTGGTGGAATTTTGGTAGTGTTTCGAGTTCCTATCTGGTACCCCTATATATATTCTTTCGTATATCAGCATTCAGCGGTCAGCAACTTCAGGTTAAACTACTACGGAGTATAACTGAAGTGGACAAATAACCCTTTAATCAGCACCAATACATCATTGGCTGTAGAGTCATATGTAGGTCAAATTTTGACTAGGGTTTTTAAATTCGGTTTTCTCCAACAGTCAGACCTGACACTTCCACCCTTGGGCTATATATTTGGAGCAAGTCTTTGATATATGGTGCTTATGCTTATGCTGTTATGCAAGGACCACAAGTGTAAAAAAGTTTTTAGATGTCAAATTATTACATTGTTCAGAAGTACCATAAGTTGAGACATATTTGGTTGCATACACCATTTAAGGTTGATAGCAATATAAAGTTGATCATGTTATAAACATACAACTAaaaataggttaaacaatgaaagAAGAAAAATATTCAGAATATTCTAATTAGAGCAGTAGAACAATGATACTTGATAACAAGTATTATGGTCATATATAACAAAAATAGCAAAGATTAGTTATGTTACTAAACACAATGCTATACGCAATACAGTATACAACTTGATATAAAACTGATGGGGTTGGTTTGTATAAAGGAATAGGAAAGAGAATGAGACTAGGAATATTATAGGAATGTAATGAACAATATCATTTACCTTTGATAGTGCTTGGTTCATAAACAATATTGTGAAATGAAAAAACATTACTCTAAAAGAACACTTTTATACTTATATATAACTTATTGAGTTTAAATCATATATCAACGTAACAAAAAAATTAAAGTTAATAAGCTGATTATTGATATTGCTAAAGACAATGGCTGTTCTTCAACTACTACATTCTCCATTACAATTTCAAAAAACTTCAACAAATTTCACTCATATATTTACAACTAGAGCATCATTACCATCATCCGTATCTTCACATAAATCATATCCAATTCCTAAATCACCAGACTTTACACAACTGATTTCGAATTTAAATCCACTTACTTTGAAATTTCCACTTTCTGCAAGCCTAGTTCTTAGAGTAATTCTTTCAGGTATGTATAATATATTCATCAACATATACTCTATAATGATATGGATATTGATAAATACATTATTAGTTTTGTGATTTGTTAGGACTTGTAGTGTTCTTTTTTTGTTCGGTATATTTTTGTTTGTTGAATCAGAGCGCAGAGCATAAAAAAGAACAAACTTGTATTGGATACTATCTTTTATTTCGATATGAACCCTCGTATGTTATTTGATTATTAAAATTCCTTCAAAGGATATAACAATATATTAAGGGTCGATAAGAAGAatttgtgtgtgtgtgcgcgcactTATTTCTTTATATTCGTACATAACATGTCAACCTGAAAGATATCATTTTTTCTTTTAATCAGTCAAATAACCATTACCAAGCTGGCCTAGTGGTTTGCGTCTACATTCTGATGTGGTGAAGTAAAGGGTCGAAAATGATTGTGATGATACCCAATTAAGCCGCACAATTCTAAGTAAAAATATCGTCCTCTTAGGCTAACCTTAACAGGAAACCTCTTCCGTTTTTGTATTGATATGAATGTATACCTAATAAGTATGACGACTTTTCAAAGTTATAAGAGACACGTTATACTGGTCACTTATTTATCAGGAGAAAAGACTTGCAAAGGAGATTAATTCTATCGATAAAAAAACAGGATATAAGCTACAAGTTGTAGCTCAGAATTATCCTGATACACCAGGTACGTTGTATGTTAGAGGTGGAAATTTTGACCCACTTAGGCACTTACTATAATGGGTTGATCCGGTTTGTTTTATCTAATGCGTCAAACAACTTATATAAAGTTGGCTAAAAGAATACAGTTCGAACATGTGAGAGTCGTCTTAAGTGTATTTCCAATGCATACAACCTCCTGTAATATGGTATCAGGGGCGGCCCAATAAGGGTGCAAGTAGTTCAACTGCACAGGGCCCAATATTTCAAGGGGCCCAAATATTTTACTCAATGTTTAGTGTCTATATAATTTTGGGTCTTTTTCTTATCTTTTTAAGCCCAAAAAAAAGGCTGTTAGTAATCTACTAATCCATATATCAAATACAGAGCGGTTGAATTCATCCAATTTTTAGGAATTGAAACTTGAAAcgtcgacaaaaaaaaaaaaaaaacgagggATTTTATTCGTGACTTCGTGTATTCGGATTCAACAGGGTACAGACAACAATCTCTAAGACTAATCGATATTCGGTAATTCTTTTTTGTTCTTGACTAATGATCTatgaatattacggagtaatattttaATTATTCAATATGTAATTCTTTTTGAGTTTTTGTTAATTGTTACAGAATATAGTCATATAGAGATTTAGTTATAGTACTCCGTATTCAGTAAATCTGTAAATTGATATGCATATGGAGTAGTAGAGTACATTCACTAAAATTAAACATAATCTCATGTATTTAAAGTACTCCGTATTCAGTCAGTTGGGGTAattggtggtggtgattggtgaaTCACTGAATTGCTTATTTGGTTGTATTAATTTGAAGTTAACATAATTGTAGTATTGTGGTAATTGACTAATTGATTCATTATTTGTTTCAATCATGTATCTAAACAAAAAAAACTAAGATCCATTTATAGGTAATTACTAATTAGTTATGGTACATAAGTTAAGTTTGATATATGATCTTTGACTATGGTTATTGATTTGGTGAATAGGATTAAAGATGGCTCCTAAACAGTTATGTGGTTATGCAAAACGTAAGAGAAAATGCAAGGAGAGCTTCAAAAATGCGAGGAGAACTTCAAAAATCATTGGTTAACTGTTACGGTATGTAATTCTAATGCTAAATTCTTTATCTTTATTGATATGACGTTAATTATCTTTTTTCTAAATGACTTATATTATTCGTTAAGGCATTAGGGCCTTTTTTTCGCCTCGCACATGGCACTCAATTTCTCGGGACCGGCCCTGTATGGTATCATTTACTCcaaattatttataaaataaatttaggaCAAAAGAGTACCTGGTCAATCCAGCCCTGACCTGTTTCTGAACTAACTATAGAATAGCCCATTTTGACATGTTACCCAACCCATCCATTGAGCTACATCTAGTAATTGTCTTTAGAGCTTTGTGCAATTTATTGAGCTTCTGCAGGGTTAGCAATTAAAGATTTCTGGCAAGTGGATGACAGAACCATCGTTTTTGTTGCTGACCCTACTTTCGGTAAAAATCTCATCTGCCGTATCTTCCACCCATCGTTTCTTTCAAATGGTGAATATGGAAATTTGTTTTACTGGAAAGAAAAGGTAAACTATTTCTATCGAATTTATATCTACATTCTGTCGCGACTTTTTATGTCACGTATAAATCAATAATTGAATAATAATATTTGAATCTTTGAAAAGGAAGAGGGAGACGATGCACCTGTCGAAGCTGCTGTTATGGCAAAATATCTAATTGCTTAAGAGAACCTGTGGGAGCAAATAATTGTGCAGATATAAAATAAGTGGCTGCtgatataaaacttgtataaaattatTACGGTTGATATTTAATGATTTAATGAGCTGCAACCATCGGCAAGCAAGAGTGGTAATTTGATGGTACTTGGTAGATTGTTACAATATTATTTTCTACTCATCATTTTGGTGGTAGTATATGTACTTGATCATTCTTTTTACTACTTGATCGAATCGATATTGCTATCCTTAGTAGATACTATTTGTTGCTAAATCTGAAACAATAAGTTTTTACCTTAGACCAATTAACTATTTGTTTTATTATTTGCACAAAACCGATATCACTTGATGGTTTACTAGATTGCTGATGCTACAGGAAaagttgatattttttttttttggttcatCAGACCAAAAAATTCCTAATTCTAATGAAAAAAGGGATTTTGTGGACAATTTATTTTTGTCAAGTTTTTCACGTGCTTATGTCCTCTGCCATGATTTGTTTTTTAATTTCCCAGTTCTAAAAATCAACTTGTACAAACAATGTCTTCAGCAACTGCTGCTGCTACGTGAGTACTATCCATCTATTTTCGATTCAAATTCATTTAGCATATGGTGTAGTGTATCATGAATATTTGTTATCAGGTGTTTGATTCGATAGGACAAAGATGATCTGTTCTTCGCTTCTTTAAGAACTTCACATTAAATACTTTATTCGATGACTTAAAATCCACAAACTTAAGGTTGTATAGTGCTATCGGTGCATATGACTCTGTATATTCACAATTGGGGATCAGATAAATTTAACTCAGATGAGGTTGCTAGTAACCTGTAACTCTAACATCTAATTTCATTGACTCAACAAGTCAACAATAATTTTTTGAAGTTCTTTTCATAATGGTTGATATCCTTTCTATAGTTTGTTAATTGTTAGATTCTTTAGTCGATCGTCTTAAGTGGATTAGGTGTAACTTTAATTTAAGTAGAACCTTAACCCTAATCATGTAGACATCTGGGTTAATCTATATACCATAAAGTAAAACCGACCACTCAGTATTCGCTACCGACCAATCTCACGGCCAACATATAAAATGTAACAATGTTAATCTGCTAATAAAGTTTGAACTTAAAAAACTCAGATAGTAACTTTTAGAATTATTCAACAAGTAGATACTGTATGAAATCTTTCCACAAACCTAATATCGAAATAGTGTAAACTAAGATCCATAATGACCATGCTTATATGATAATGGTAAGTTTATTGGGCTTTAAATCTTGTATATATGTTATATGTTCAACATAACAAAATGCCAATAACATAGATAAAGTCAAATGATCAAGATCAGTGGCTCAGTGCTGAGTCGGACCATTATTGCAAGGTCATCAATCTATTGGTCACACGTCCTTTGTAACGAAGTTGACatgtaccatcatcatcatatattaatattaattaattaatatattattacttaaatatcaaatataaatatatattagtgAAAATACCGGTATGTATCGTCTACTTTTCTTGTCTTTTGTATATGCACAGatataaatacatttatttatatatgtacgTACAGCtatgattatatttatatatatgtttacaaTATCTTGTAAATCATATCATTTTTTAAAGTAATTGCTTTTGTATAATGTTGaatgaagtattattattataaataaattaatataggTGTGTTAATAAAAATACAATAAATTAATATAGgtgtgttactattattattattattattattattattattattattattattattattattattattattattattattattattattattattattattattattattattattaatttgagcTAATAATGATTTAGACAAAGgattatttaattaatgttaatttatttgagtGAAAGTTTTTTAATctatatctatacattatataaagcgcgTGACAATAATCTTACATGTCATTTTCTCAATTAATCTGAATAAATTTGCATACGTGTATTTCAATTTACATACGTATCAATTTCTCAATTAAActcaattaaataataataattccctaaaataaataatattcaaataaTTAAACATTTGATAATATAACCACGAAATTATCTATAGAATTATCTAGATATAGAATAGATTATCTATAGAATAAAATCAATTATCATATCGAATAACTAAGATATTTAGTCCATGTTTATAAAATAATCTAAATTGTAGAAATATAATATATAACTAGTGAAAgaaccgtgaaatcacgggtttgtttaaaaggaacattttaatgatatgttttaggtataaaGTGAATGTAAATACTAAAGTCTATTAGTTTAATGAACCATGGAACCAAagattctgactaagaaacttgtgtttatttttacaaacatattgatatacttaatttggtcagaataaatgaactacattcattctcttaccaccatcttccaattttcatcacaaacaCTATTTTTCTTGTTATAAAAGCTCACATTACAAcctttttattgagacatgtatttcgcatacatatgtaacgtaattagtcccgtaaagagaatccatattttttaataataatactaataatataataattataattataataataaagtttgctttaaaaatgaatatttaaatttttaataataattattagtaataacaaatgacccttaaattttttttaaaaaataaaatataattattatataaaagctgtaaaatatgtttcaaagtttgtacatgtgttcatgaggtgttttgtaaaaaaatgtacaatttgttttTAAGTTTGTACATATTGCCATAGcggtgttttattataaggttgtacatactacataatatttcaaatattgtaAATATGGTTATGGTGTTGTTTTACcacaaggttgtacataatgcttcaaatacgtacatatggtcatgaggtgttttattacaaggttgtacataatgcttcatctattatacaattaacatcttaatatttttattaaatacaattaattattttaatgcatCATCATTGagggtttatatttttttatatattttttaaatttttttaagctTGAATAATCTTTATTTATGATATCTATAAGTAACTTGAGAGAGAgaggggaggggggggggggggggttgaataATTACTTGCTACGATTTttgaaactttttcgatgatcaatacgATATGAACAATAATTTATCATGTTAGTCAACTCAAACTAATGtatggtgtgtttatgtttgtaatgatgcgaaaagtaaagtaaagaacataaacacaaggatttatagtggttcgggtggatgttaactaatccaccttaatccacttcccgattcactaatcgggatttgttgcttcactaagcacctttctccaaattcGATGGAGAAttcgatttacaagccttgtacttctccttagacaacaaacctaatccctcTATCCCTTTGAAGGATTACCTCCAATTTAGagcaacttgtcttcaacttgaacaagtattaatctccaatgagattaatcaactccctagtttcctttaaggaagatgatagctaagctagcatatgcctctaattacaaagtataaggactcacccttttctagtgatgataatcctaagacaattcttaGAATTATTATACCACTATGCAAACTTACAAAGATTAGAATTTCTAAGTAAGTTTACAaacaccccttttataatctatgatattataaaacttctcttgctaatcacaaacatatataTGAATGttgtgttcttgtgattctctgatggatttatgttgtagcatgcaagaggtccaagtcttcaaagttctccaagtcttgctatttatatggagagataaaagatCAGCCCTGCCTGCGGCTTGACTCACGGTCGACCGTACGTGCTTCAGTCGAAAAcatatatccgttgtatagccgtttgaatcagttttggacatcactctttggacactttacttcatttaacacctgcaaaagataaccaacatcctatacaagtactatatgcattaaatatccatttaccttggatggattgctttgatagtgacttatcatgtccaaagtgaaaagtctaacattcttggatactaatcctttatttgtaattaacacaattgctaaatctctattggttggtcaacatgttatTGA
The window above is part of the Rutidosis leptorrhynchoides isolate AG116_Rl617_1_P2 chromosome 1, CSIRO_AGI_Rlap_v1, whole genome shotgun sequence genome. Proteins encoded here:
- the LOC139864770 gene encoding uncharacterized protein translates to MEKYFGNAYRGDPGVPHSGQEKFLSIWIGSIAFSAITWSHPYIWQLSNRHNWHDHAMLYEQYHWKKALQKKQKYKFSWNENWSKEARDSYYLNWPVYFP
- the LOC139888998 gene encoding thylakoid lumenal 15.0 kDa protein 2, chloroplastic-like, which encodes MAVLQLLHSPLQFQKTSTNFTHIFTTRASLPSSVSSHKSYPIPKSPDFTQLISNLNPLTLKFPLSASLVLRVILSGLVVFFFCSEKRLAKEINSIDKKTGYKLQVVAQNYPDTPGLAIKDFWQVDDRTIVFVADPTFGKNLICRIFHPSFLSNGEYGNLFYWKEKGDDAPVEAAVMAKYLIA